A region from the Polaribacter sp. Hel1_33_78 genome encodes:
- a CDS encoding S41 family peptidase: MKRFFTISVLTIIFLFTSCEKTKTYGVDVNVNDEINYFIWKGLNTFYLWQQDVPDLADKRFANFADLYLYFRGYSSPEDVFENLRYEPGTIDRFSWIVNDYVALENSFQGINLSNGMEFGLVKYKNESDNVFGYVRYVVANSDAESKGVSRGNIFNSIDGTQLTLTNYQSLLFNDNNSYTVGFAAYNNGSPNSNSNAVLLTKEEIQENPVAITKVFTEGTKKIGYLLYNQFAKNYDSQLNAAFSNFKSEGINELIIDLRYNGGGSVSTATYLGSMVTGQFNGALYSQEIWNDKVKSALPEERFLNYFTDEIRNTDSQGNLILQETINSLGLDNVYFITTYSSASASELVINSLSSHINVQLVGKTTRGKQVGSITLYDSDNLQKSGSNLNSKHKYAMQPLVLEISNKDNKNYPDGIIPGNTLPGIELGEDYNNLGVLGERSDPLLDRTLVYITTGSKGNQKTIVSHDFNEVYNSKLATPAKDYMFIEFKK; the protein is encoded by the coding sequence ATGAAGAGATTTTTTACAATCAGTGTTTTAACTATCATTTTTTTATTTACTTCTTGTGAAAAAACAAAAACTTACGGAGTTGATGTAAATGTAAATGATGAAATTAACTATTTTATTTGGAAAGGTTTGAATACCTTTTATTTATGGCAACAAGATGTACCTGATTTAGCTGATAAGCGATTTGCAAATTTCGCTGACTTATATCTCTATTTTCGTGGATATTCTTCACCTGAGGATGTGTTTGAAAATTTACGCTACGAGCCAGGAACTATAGATCGTTTTTCTTGGATCGTGAATGATTATGTTGCTTTAGAAAATTCTTTTCAAGGAATTAATCTAAGTAATGGAATGGAATTTGGACTAGTGAAATATAAGAATGAATCTGATAATGTTTTTGGCTATGTGCGTTATGTCGTTGCTAATTCTGATGCAGAGTCTAAAGGCGTTTCTAGAGGCAATATTTTTAACTCTATAGATGGTACTCAATTAACATTAACGAATTACCAAAGTTTATTATTTAATGATAACAATAGTTATACAGTTGGGTTTGCTGCTTATAATAATGGCTCTCCAAACTCTAATAGTAATGCTGTTTTATTAACAAAAGAAGAAATACAAGAAAATCCTGTTGCCATCACTAAAGTTTTTACTGAAGGAACTAAAAAAATAGGTTACCTGTTATACAATCAATTTGCTAAAAATTATGATAGTCAATTAAATGCTGCCTTCTCTAATTTTAAATCAGAAGGTATTAACGAATTAATTATTGATTTAAGATATAACGGTGGAGGCTCTGTAAGCACTGCAACCTATTTAGGAAGCATGGTTACTGGCCAGTTTAATGGGGCTTTATACTCTCAAGAAATCTGGAATGATAAAGTTAAAAGTGCTTTACCTGAAGAAAGATTTTTAAATTACTTTACAGATGAAATTAGAAATACCGATTCTCAAGGAAATTTAATTTTACAAGAAACTATTAATAGTTTAGGTTTAGATAATGTTTATTTTATAACAACATATAGCTCTGCCTCTGCCTCAGAATTGGTTATAAATTCTCTAAGCTCTCATATAAACGTGCAATTAGTTGGTAAAACTACGAGAGGAAAACAAGTGGGGTCGATTACTTTGTATGATTCTGACAACTTACAAAAAAGTGGCAGCAACCTTAATTCAAAGCACAAATATGCAATGCAACCTTTGGTTTTAGAAATAAGTAATAAAGACAATAAAAATTATCCTGATGGAATTATTCCAGGAAATACTTTACCAGGGATAGAATTAGGGGAAGATTATAATAATTTAGGAGTTCTTGGAGAACGTTCAGATCCTTTATTAGATAGAACTCTAGTTTATATTACAACAGGGTCTAAAGGAAATCAAAAAACAATTGTTTCTCATGATTTTAATGAAGTTTACAACTCAAAATTAGCAACACCTGCAAAAGATTATATGTTTATCGAATTTAAAAAGTAA
- a CDS encoding patatin family protein, producing MKKALVISGGGSKGAFAGGVAQYLMKKENRDYDLFVGTSTGSLMVSHLALGMLDELKELYTNVNQKTIFSNNPFHIKRVAGEKVVSINHLNTLWNFLNGRKTFGESKNLRKLIKENVSRKMFEEIQKTDKEVVVTVSNLTANQIEYKSSNDCSYEDFCDWIWGSCNYVPFMSLLEKNHCQYADGGFGALVPIREAILRGATEIDAIILETEVTQINKIPSKNPFSLLFDVFDFMLAHVEKHNITIGKLAANHKGVKLNIYYTPTVLTTNSLVFDQKLMRKWWKSGFKYAKSKREELMTEFRPDVLS from the coding sequence ATGAAAAAAGCATTGGTAATTTCTGGAGGAGGAAGTAAAGGAGCATTTGCAGGAGGAGTTGCACAATATTTAATGAAAAAAGAAAATAGAGATTATGATTTGTTTGTAGGTACATCTACGGGTAGTTTAATGGTGTCGCATCTGGCTTTGGGTATGTTAGATGAATTAAAAGAACTTTATACGAACGTAAATCAAAAAACTATTTTCAGTAATAATCCTTTTCATATTAAAAGGGTCGCTGGGGAAAAAGTAGTAAGTATTAACCATTTAAATACGCTTTGGAACTTTTTAAACGGAAGAAAAACATTTGGCGAAAGTAAAAACTTACGGAAGTTGATAAAAGAAAATGTTTCAAGAAAGATGTTTGAAGAAATTCAGAAAACGGATAAAGAGGTTGTGGTAACAGTTTCCAATTTAACCGCTAATCAAATCGAATATAAATCTAGTAATGATTGTTCTTATGAAGATTTTTGTGACTGGATTTGGGGTTCTTGCAACTATGTGCCTTTCATGAGTTTATTGGAAAAAAATCATTGTCAATATGCAGATGGGGGGTTTGGTGCTTTAGTGCCAATAAGAGAAGCAATTTTAAGAGGGGCAACAGAAATTGATGCTATTATCTTGGAAACTGAAGTTACTCAGATTAACAAAATACCTTCTAAAAATCCTTTTTCATTGCTGTTTGATGTTTTTGATTTTATGCTTGCTCACGTCGAAAAACATAATATAACTATTGGAAAATTAGCAGCAAACCACAAGGGTGTAAAATTGAATATTTATTATACACCAACAGTTTTAACAACAAATTCTTTAGTTTTTGACCAAAAGTTGATGCGTAAATGGTGGAAATCTGGTTTTAAATATGCCAAATCTAAAAGAGAGGAATTAATGACTGAATTCAGACCTGATGTATTATCATAA
- a CDS encoding S41 family peptidase, with translation MRDFFRIICLIILTYIFTSCSKEYEIPQNLVIHDFVWKGLNAYYLHQDEITDLADTRFNSDKNLNTYLTTFTDYNTLFSSLLIPSDIKSNLIEDYNIIVDPELRTSFTTGLEFGLIKEQDSDTVVGYVLDILPLSYASTQVISRGDYFSAIVNIDNDTLNLTKENYEDLLLNYNQDTLKLVMVDYDGKDVALKSKKTELVKKNYTHNPMRLENTFLSDGNTIGYLMYHNDFSKNYINNLNNTFLNFKNKQVSELILDLRYNIGGGSFAKNISQISSMISGQFINEVLIKEKWNVKAQPWFLANQPDSLLTRFPESLNTTTNINSLNLTDVYIILNGDNFTGSSAIELLINSLKSHINVHLIGNQTAGNSTGSITLYNSDDYNFPLKNNAHTVALQPVVLSFLNKNDESYENGFAPNLALCANEDILNLGVLGKTSDPILHKVIEYISTRNTGTNNICNPNNFEYLFNTISAQREIDHGVFIRQDLPNTN, from the coding sequence ATGAGGGATTTTTTTAGAATTATTTGCCTTATAATATTAACATACATCTTTACTAGTTGCTCAAAAGAATACGAAATTCCTCAAAACTTAGTTATTCATGATTTTGTTTGGAAAGGTTTAAATGCATATTATTTGCATCAAGATGAAATTACCGATTTGGCTGATACACGTTTTAATTCTGATAAAAACCTAAATACTTACTTAACTACGTTTACTGATTATAACACGTTGTTTTCAAGTTTATTAATTCCTTCGGATATAAAATCGAATTTAATAGAAGACTATAATATTATTGTTGATCCTGAATTGAGAACTTCGTTTACAACTGGTTTAGAATTTGGTTTAATTAAAGAGCAAGATTCAGATACTGTAGTTGGTTATGTTTTGGATATCCTTCCACTTTCCTACGCATCCACTCAGGTAATTTCTAGAGGCGATTATTTTTCTGCTATTGTAAATATAGATAACGACACACTAAATTTAACAAAGGAAAATTATGAAGATTTATTATTAAATTATAATCAAGACACTTTAAAATTAGTAATGGTAGATTATGATGGAAAAGATGTAGCACTAAAGAGTAAAAAGACTGAATTAGTGAAAAAAAATTATACGCATAACCCTATGAGGTTAGAAAATACTTTCTTATCTGATGGTAATACTATAGGGTACTTAATGTATCATAATGATTTTTCAAAAAATTATATAAATAATTTAAATAATACATTCTTAAATTTTAAAAATAAACAAGTAAGTGAACTAATTTTAGATTTAAGATATAATATTGGCGGTGGTAGTTTTGCGAAAAATATTTCACAAATTTCGAGTATGATTTCAGGTCAATTTATAAATGAAGTTCTCATTAAAGAAAAATGGAATGTAAAAGCACAACCTTGGTTTTTAGCAAATCAACCAGACTCTTTATTGACGAGATTTCCAGAATCGTTAAATACAACAACCAATATTAATAGCTTAAATTTGACAGATGTATATATCATTTTAAATGGTGATAATTTTACGGGGTCATCAGCCATTGAATTGTTAATTAACAGTTTAAAATCACACATAAATGTACACCTTATTGGAAATCAAACTGCCGGTAATAGTACTGGCTCTATTACACTATACAATTCAGATGACTATAATTTTCCTTTAAAAAACAACGCTCACACAGTCGCTTTGCAACCAGTTGTTTTAAGTTTTCTAAATAAAAACGATGAAAGCTATGAAAACGGATTTGCACCAAATTTAGCACTTTGTGCAAATGAAGATATTTTAAATTTAGGTGTTTTAGGCAAAACCTCAGACCCCATTTTGCATAAAGTTATAGAATATATTTCTACAAGAAACACAGGCACAAATAATATATGTAATCCTAATAATTTTGAGTATTTATTTAATACTATTAGTGCTCAAAGAGAAATTGATCATGGTGTGTTTATACGTCAAGATTTACCAAATACCAATTAA
- a CDS encoding DUF4252 domain-containing protein, whose protein sequence is MKKILVLIAFVVAPMVTNAQSFFEALEDMDGVDVVVVTKDAFELISKFKNIKIDDNEGMKVFQMIQDLKEFKMFSTENIAVASKMGNMVNTAIKKQNLTELMRIKEDDSRVKIYVKASKNKDYVSEVLMFVKGISKKTNKMSEAMVISLTGNIDINKMSELADTFTKNK, encoded by the coding sequence ATGAAAAAAATATTAGTATTAATAGCATTCGTAGTTGCTCCAATGGTGACCAATGCGCAATCATTTTTTGAGGCCTTAGAAGATATGGATGGGGTAGATGTTGTTGTTGTAACCAAAGACGCTTTTGAGTTAATCTCTAAGTTCAAAAATATAAAGATTGATGATAATGAAGGAATGAAAGTCTTTCAAATGATTCAAGATTTAAAAGAATTTAAAATGTTTTCTACAGAAAACATAGCTGTAGCAAGTAAAATGGGTAACATGGTAAATACTGCCATTAAAAAACAGAATTTAACAGAGTTAATGCGCATTAAAGAAGATGACTCTCGTGTAAAAATTTATGTAAAAGCAAGTAAAAACAAAGATTATGTTAGCGAAGTTTTAATGTTTGTTAAAGGTATCAGTAAAAAAACAAATAAAATGTCTGAAGCTATGGTTATCTCTTTAACAGGTAATATAGACATTAACAAGATGTCCGAGTTAGCCGATACTTTTACGAAAAACAAATAG
- a CDS encoding M1 family metallopeptidase has product MKYQKIVVVFFMLIGFVSIAQNASYKPEKEKIHDLVHTKLKVDFNFEDKTMNGEAWLTAKPHFYSKNKITLDAKAMLIHEVSMDDKKLNYFYDNLKLSIDLPRTFNRAEEFTIYIKYTAQPEKVYQKGSTAITGAKGLYFINADGSDKNKPTQIWTQGETEASSCWFPTLDAPNQKTSQEIYITVPNKYVTLSNGELVSQVNKGNNRIDYWKFDKKHAPYLFFMGIGVYEIVQDSYKNIPVNYYVEKEYAPFAKDIFGLTPEMIGFFSDKLGVEYPWNKYSQIVGRDYVSGAMENTTAVMHGERAYQKPGQLIDENVQENTIAHELFHHWFGDLVTSESWSNLTLNESFANYSEYLWREYKYGKVNSEMHFYKNMQAYLKGQSENKHLVRFDYNDKEDMFDLVSYNKGGSILHMLRSYLGDEAFFLGLKEYLTTYKYQTAEVHQLRLIFEKLTGKDLNWFFNQWYFGGGHPNIEISYDYNTLRKTVTVNVIQLQTEKFKFPFAIDVFEASKRTRHHVFVDGNDASFTFPYRKQPNLIQVNADGALLCVINENKVLSDYIFQLKNADNYGHRREAFLEVAKKQDDKIAFSAVVGALDDEAYEIRILALQKIDLINKFSKKNAIKKIMEIANTDVKTLVQAEAINTLGKLTDPELKSIFEKGLQSKSYSVLGKALVSMYYIDKQIAIAKSKEFPDEIRKILATPLTRIFIEEKDDSELPFIAKSVVSGMFLSGDDATKVLFQKAFKQISESNNTLAIQNVVDDMILKGNQYKSFNFDKVVINLMRTMIQEQKKANKLNREKNIEIIKMAMTKLL; this is encoded by the coding sequence ATGAAATATCAGAAAATAGTTGTGGTTTTTTTTATGTTGATTGGTTTCGTTAGTATTGCGCAAAATGCATCCTACAAACCAGAAAAAGAAAAAATCCATGATTTAGTGCACACGAAATTAAAAGTAGATTTTAATTTTGAAGATAAAACTATGAATGGTGAAGCTTGGTTAACTGCAAAACCACATTTTTACAGTAAGAACAAAATAACTCTAGATGCGAAAGCAATGCTAATTCATGAAGTTTCCATGGATGATAAAAAGCTAAACTATTTTTATGACAATTTAAAATTAAGTATTGATTTACCAAGAACATTCAACAGAGCTGAAGAATTTACTATTTATATAAAATATACAGCACAACCTGAAAAAGTATATCAAAAGGGAAGTACAGCAATTACAGGGGCAAAAGGACTTTATTTTATAAATGCAGATGGATCTGATAAAAATAAGCCAACACAAATCTGGACACAGGGTGAAACTGAAGCAAGTAGCTGTTGGTTTCCTACTTTAGATGCTCCGAATCAAAAAACATCTCAAGAAATTTATATTACGGTTCCAAATAAATATGTAACGCTTTCTAACGGCGAACTGGTAAGTCAAGTTAATAAGGGAAACAATAGAATAGATTATTGGAAGTTTGATAAAAAACATGCTCCTTATTTATTTTTTATGGGAATTGGTGTATATGAAATTGTGCAAGATTCATATAAAAATATTCCAGTAAATTATTATGTAGAAAAAGAATATGCGCCTTTTGCAAAAGATATTTTTGGTTTAACACCAGAAATGATTGGTTTCTTTTCCGATAAATTAGGCGTTGAATATCCTTGGAATAAATACAGTCAAATTGTTGGTAGAGACTATGTTTCTGGAGCGATGGAAAATACCACTGCTGTTATGCATGGCGAAAGAGCATATCAGAAACCCGGACAGTTAATTGATGAAAATGTGCAAGAAAACACGATAGCTCATGAACTTTTTCATCACTGGTTTGGGGATTTAGTTACTTCTGAAAGTTGGAGCAATTTAACATTAAATGAGTCTTTTGCGAATTATAGCGAGTATTTATGGAGAGAATATAAATACGGAAAAGTAAATTCTGAAATGCATTTTTATAAAAATATGCAAGCTTATTTAAAAGGACAAAGTGAAAACAAGCATTTAGTCCGTTTTGATTATAATGATAAAGAAGATATGTTCGATTTGGTTAGCTATAATAAAGGTGGATCAATTTTACATATGTTGCGATCGTATTTAGGCGATGAAGCTTTTTTCTTAGGCTTAAAGGAGTATTTGACTACCTATAAATATCAAACAGCAGAAGTGCATCAGCTGCGGTTAATTTTTGAAAAACTCACAGGGAAAGATTTGAACTGGTTCTTTAATCAATGGTATTTTGGAGGTGGTCATCCAAATATTGAAATTTCATATGATTATAATACCTTAAGAAAAACAGTGACTGTAAATGTGATTCAGTTACAAACAGAAAAGTTTAAATTCCCTTTTGCAATTGATGTTTTTGAAGCGTCAAAAAGAACGAGACATCATGTTTTTGTGGATGGTAATGATGCTTCTTTTACCTTTCCATACAGAAAACAGCCTAATTTAATTCAGGTGAATGCAGATGGAGCTTTACTTTGTGTTATCAATGAAAATAAAGTTTTAAGTGATTATATTTTCCAGCTTAAAAATGCGGATAATTATGGACATAGAAGAGAGGCTTTTTTGGAGGTAGCAAAGAAACAAGACGATAAAATTGCTTTTAGTGCGGTTGTCGGTGCTTTAGATGATGAAGCTTATGAAATTAGAATTTTAGCTCTACAAAAGATAGATTTAATTAATAAGTTTTCTAAAAAAAATGCCATTAAAAAAATTATGGAGATTGCGAATACTGATGTAAAAACGTTAGTTCAAGCAGAGGCAATTAATACTTTAGGTAAATTAACAGATCCTGAATTAAAATCTATTTTTGAAAAAGGATTACAGAGTAAATCGTATTCTGTGTTGGGTAAAGCCTTAGTTTCTATGTATTACATTGACAAACAAATTGCAATCGCAAAATCAAAAGAATTTCCAGATGAAATTAGAAAAATTTTAGCAACACCTTTAACAAGAATTTTCATTGAAGAAAAAGATGATTCTGAACTCCCTTTTATTGCAAAAAGTGTGGTTTCTGGGATGTTTTTATCTGGAGATGATGCGACTAAAGTATTGTTCCAGAAAGCATTTAAACAAATTTCAGAAAGCAATAATACGCTAGCGATACAGAATGTGGTCGATGATATGATTTTAAAAGGAAATCAATATAAAAGTTTTAATTTTGATAAAGTTGTTATTAATTTAATGAGGACAATGATACAAGAGCAAAAGAAAGCTAACAAATTAAATAGAGAAAAAAATATAGAAATTATTAAAATGGCAATGACGAAGTTACTCTAG
- a CDS encoding HipA family kinase encodes MNTIEIRTVNVVQYISPLREGGSLPAIVKADDGFLYVLKFRGAGQGKKALIAEFIGGELARAIGLKVPELVFMNLDDSFSKTEPDEEIQDLLKFSVGLNLGLHFLSSAITYDPLVSKVDSLTASKVVLLDSLLSNIDRTAKNTNLLKWNKELWIIDHGASLYFHHNWQTWENHLKKTFPMIKDHVLLTKATLLSEASAKIKQSINIDTITEIISKIPEDWLLSEGDFLNSDEMRAAYVAFLNAKILMIDVLVKEAEDAR; translated from the coding sequence ATGAATACAATTGAAATTAGAACTGTAAATGTTGTTCAATATATTTCTCCTTTGCGAGAAGGTGGCTCTTTACCTGCTATTGTAAAAGCTGATGATGGTTTTTTATATGTGCTAAAATTCAGAGGAGCTGGACAAGGGAAAAAAGCCTTAATAGCAGAATTTATAGGTGGCGAACTTGCAAGAGCTATTGGTTTAAAAGTTCCTGAATTAGTTTTTATGAACTTAGATGATTCTTTTAGTAAAACAGAACCTGATGAGGAAATTCAAGATTTATTAAAATTTAGCGTAGGCTTAAACCTTGGATTGCATTTTTTATCAAGTGCTATTACGTACGATCCTTTGGTATCTAAAGTAGATTCATTAACTGCTTCTAAAGTGGTACTTTTAGACAGTTTACTTAGTAATATAGACAGAACAGCTAAAAATACAAATTTACTCAAATGGAATAAGGAATTGTGGATTATTGATCATGGAGCAAGTTTATACTTTCATCATAATTGGCAAACTTGGGAAAATCATCTCAAAAAGACTTTTCCTATGATAAAAGATCATGTACTCTTAACTAAAGCAACTTTATTATCAGAAGCTTCAGCAAAAATTAAACAAAGCATAAATATTGACACAATCACTGAAATTATATCTAAAATACCTGAAGATTGGTTACTAAGTGAAGGAGATTTTTTAAATTCTGACGAAATGAGAGCTGCCTATGTAGCCTTTTTAAATGCAAAAATTTTAATGATTGATGTACTAGTAAAAGAGGCTGAAGATGCAAGATAA
- a CDS encoding RNA polymerase sigma factor, translated as MNQSDFLKVVLPFKDKVFRLAKRLLVSAEEAEDATQELYFKLWRSKEKIADYKNVEAFAMTMTKNYCYDRLKSKQASNLTLIHSNYKEKETSLDKKMEYQDSVNQVHKLIEKLPEQQKIIIQLRDVEQYDFKEICIMVDMKPTAVRVALSRARKTIREELIKKHNYGVS; from the coding sequence ATGAACCAATCAGACTTTTTAAAAGTAGTTTTACCATTTAAAGATAAGGTCTTTAGATTAGCAAAAAGGTTGCTAGTTTCTGCGGAGGAAGCTGAAGATGCTACTCAAGAATTGTATTTTAAATTGTGGAGAAGTAAAGAGAAAATTGCTGATTACAAAAATGTTGAGGCGTTTGCAATGACGATGACAAAAAATTATTGTTATGACAGATTAAAATCAAAACAAGCAAGTAATTTAACATTAATTCACAGTAATTATAAAGAGAAAGAAACATCTTTAGATAAAAAGATGGAATATCAAGACAGTGTAAACCAAGTGCACAAATTGATAGAGAAATTACCAGAACAACAAAAAATTATTATTCAATTAAGAGATGTTGAACAATATGATTTTAAAGAAATCTGTATAATGGTAGATATGAAACCAACAGCAGTTCGGGTGGCATTATCTAGAGCAAGAAAAACAATACGAGAAGAACTCATTAAAAAACACAACTATGGAGTTAGCTAA
- a CDS encoding DUF3037 domain-containing protein, translating to MQDKYTFEYAIIRIVPKVEREEFFNVGVILFSKRKNFLGIKYEINKDKLKAFSPEIELDLLNGYLNAWKLICDGKSSGGKIGELEISDRFRWLASCRSTIIQSSKTHPGLCNDPKKELQDIFEKYVL from the coding sequence ATGCAAGATAAATACACATTTGAATATGCAATTATTAGAATTGTACCAAAAGTGGAACGCGAAGAATTCTTTAATGTTGGCGTTATCCTTTTTTCAAAAAGAAAAAATTTTTTAGGTATTAAATATGAAATCAATAAAGATAAATTGAAAGCTTTTTCACCTGAAATAGAATTGGATTTATTAAATGGTTATTTAAATGCTTGGAAATTAATTTGCGACGGAAAATCTTCTGGAGGTAAAATTGGTGAACTAGAAATTTCTGATAGATTTAGATGGTTAGCTTCTTGCAGAAGCACAATAATACAAAGCTCTAAAACTCACCCCGGACTTTGCAATGACCCTAAAAAAGAGTTACAAGATATTTTCGAAAAGTATGTACTCTAA
- a CDS encoding oxidoreductase, with product MKRISILIFTFLIIISCSSEYIPRIIENIEIQEFKIDSTNIRAIQGTNSETIYYVGSKGDFGFTADGGKSWLIKHITYQDSIIPNFRSLAKNGDNLFALSIANPALLYKISKNKTALVYTENHKKAFYDALQFFDDGKHGIAVGDPTEECASIILTSDGGNSWRKISCANLPKFAEGEAFFAASNTNIKTMGSTVWVASGGTKARVLKSEDYGVTWDIFETPIIQGNGPQGIYSIDFTDEKNGIVIGGDYSKPEENKGNKAITKDGGKTWTLVANNQNPNYKSCVQYVPNTNGKEVFAVGKTGISFSNDSGNTWTEVSKESYYTIKFVDKDTAWLSGSQKIGKLILK from the coding sequence ATGAAAAGAATATCAATATTAATATTCACTTTCCTAATAATCATTTCTTGTTCGAGTGAATACATACCAAGAATTATTGAAAATATTGAAATCCAAGAATTTAAAATAGACAGCACAAATATCAGAGCAATACAAGGAACCAATTCAGAAACAATTTATTATGTAGGCTCTAAGGGCGATTTTGGTTTTACAGCAGATGGAGGGAAATCTTGGTTAATAAAACACATTACCTATCAAGATTCTATCATTCCAAACTTTAGAAGTTTAGCCAAAAATGGCGATAACCTATTTGCGCTTTCAATTGCGAATCCCGCATTATTGTATAAAATTTCTAAAAATAAAACAGCCTTAGTTTATACTGAAAATCATAAAAAAGCATTCTATGATGCATTACAATTTTTTGATGATGGTAAACACGGAATTGCGGTTGGAGATCCAACAGAAGAATGTGCGTCCATTATTTTAACTTCCGACGGAGGTAACTCTTGGCGCAAAATCTCATGTGCAAATTTGCCAAAATTTGCAGAAGGAGAAGCTTTTTTTGCAGCAAGTAATACGAACATTAAAACAATGGGAAGTACAGTTTGGGTTGCTTCTGGCGGAACAAAAGCACGTGTTTTAAAATCTGAAGATTATGGCGTTACTTGGGACATTTTTGAAACACCAATTATTCAAGGAAATGGACCTCAAGGAATCTATTCAATTGATTTTACTGATGAAAAAAATGGAATTGTAATTGGTGGGGATTATTCTAAACCCGAAGAAAACAAGGGCAATAAAGCAATTACAAAAGATGGTGGAAAAACTTGGACTTTAGTTGCCAATAATCAAAATCCGAATTATAAAAGTTGTGTGCAATATGTGCCTAACACAAATGGAAAAGAAGTTTTCGCTGTTGGTAAAACAGGCATTTCGTTTTCCAATGATTCAGGAAATACTTGGACAGAAGTTTCTAAAGAATCTTATTATACCATTAAATTTGTAGATAAAGATACTGCTTGGTTAAGTGGTTCTCAAAAAATTGGAAAACTGATTTTAAAATAA
- a CDS encoding DUF4252 domain-containing protein, which translates to MKKLTTIFSLVFLVLFVSACKNEKSLQSYLVESSGRDGFFTGDLPVSSILSVKADVSDEIKETMKSIKKINVAFLRKTDDNSTTYEVEIGTLKNIFTSEDYKSLGSIKAKGMNMKVYYTGNTDSLDEVIVFGYSKEAGVGVARLLGENMNPVKIIEMMNSVNMDASNLESFSTIFAGK; encoded by the coding sequence ATGAAAAAATTAACCACCATATTTTCTTTAGTCTTTTTGGTATTATTTGTTAGTGCTTGCAAAAATGAAAAATCGCTACAAAGTTATTTAGTAGAATCCAGCGGCAGGGATGGTTTTTTTACAGGAGATTTGCCTGTAAGCTCTATATTATCTGTAAAAGCAGATGTTTCTGATGAAATAAAAGAGACTATGAAAAGTATCAAAAAAATTAATGTAGCTTTCTTAAGAAAAACAGATGATAATTCTACTACGTATGAAGTTGAAATAGGAACATTAAAAAACATTTTCACTAGCGAAGATTATAAGAGTTTAGGCAGTATAAAAGCAAAAGGAATGAACATGAAAGTTTATTATACAGGAAATACAGACTCTTTAGATGAGGTTATTGTTTTTGGTTATAGTAAAGAAGCTGGAGTGGGAGTCGCAAGATTATTAGGCGAGAATATGAATCCTGTAAAAATAATAGAAATGATGAATAGTGTAAATATGGATGCCAGTAATCTAGAAAGTTTTAGCACTATTTTTGCAGGAAAATAA